The Oncorhynchus mykiss isolate Arlee chromosome 27, USDA_OmykA_1.1, whole genome shotgun sequence sequence cctactcctcCAGGGTCTGTCCCTCTtatctagtgccctactcctctaggGGCTGTCCCTTTtatctagtgccctactcctctagtgccctactcctctaggGGCTGTCTCTCTtatctagtgccctactcctctagtgccctactcctctaggGGCTGTCCCTTTTATCTAGTGCCCTATTCCtctagtgccctactcctctaggGGCTGTCCCTTTtatctagtgccctactcctctagtgccctactcctctaggGGCTGTCTCTCTtatctagtgccctactcctctagtgccctactcctctagtgccctactcctctaggGTCTGTCCCTCTtatctagtgccctactcctctaggGTCTGTCCCTCTTATCTAGCGCCCTACTCCTCTAGGGTCTGTCACTCTtatctagtgccctactcctctaggGTCTGTCACTCTtatctagtgccctactcctcCAGGGTCTGTCCCTcttatatagtgccctactcctctaggGGCTGTCCCTTTtatctagtgccctactcctctagtgccctactcctctaggGTATGTCACTCTTATCTAGCGCCCTACTCCTCTAGGGTCTGTCCCTCTtatctagtgccctactcctctTGGGTGTGTCACTCTTATGtagtgccctactcctctaggGTCTGTCACTCTtatctagtgccctactcctctaggGGCTGTCTCTCTtatctagtgccctactcctctagTGCCCTAATCCtctagtgccctactcctctaggGTCTGTCCCTCTTATCTAGCGCCCTACTCCTCCAGGGTCTGTCCCTCTtatctagtgccctactcctctaggGTCTGTCCCTCTtatctagtgccctactcctctagTGGCTTACACTCTtatctagtgccctactcctctaggGTGTGTCCCTCTtatctagtgccctactcctctaggGGCTTACACTCTTATCTAGTTCCCTACTCCtctagtgccctactcctctaggGTCTGTCCCTCTtatctagtgccctactcctctaggGGCTGTCCCTCTtatctagtgccctactcctctagtgccctactcctctaggGTATGTCACTCTTATCTAGCGCCCTACTCCTCTAGGGTCTGTCCCTCTtatctagtgccctactcctctTGGGTGTGTCACTCTTATGtagtgccctactcctctaggGTCTGTCACTCTtatctagtgccctactcctctaggGGCTGTCTCTCTtatctagtgccctactcctctagTGCCCTAATCCtctagtgccctactcctctaggGTCTGTCCCTCTTATCTAGCGCCCTACTCCTCCAGGGTCTGTCCCTCTtatctagtgccctactcctctaggGTCTGTCCCTCTtatctagtgccctactcctctagTGGCTTACACTCTtatctagtgccctactcctctaggGTGTGTCCCTCTtatctagtgccctactcctctaggGGCTTACACTCTTATCTAGTTCCCTACTCCtctagtgccctactcctctaggGTCTGTCCCTCTtatctagtgccctactcctctaggGGCTGTCCCTCTtatctagtgccctactcctctagtgccctactcctctaggGTATGTCACTCTTATCTAGCGCCCTACTCCTCTAGGGTCTGTCCCTCTtatctagtgccctactcctGTAGGGTGTGTCACTCTTATGtagtgccctactcctctaggGTCTGTCACTCTTATCTAGTGCCATACTCCTCTAGGGGCTGTCTCTCTtatctagtgccctactcctctagTGCCCTAATCCtctagtgccctactcctctaggGTCTGTCCCTCTTATCTAGCGCCCTACTCCTCCAGGGTCTGTCCCTCTtatctagtgccctactcctctagTGGCTTACACTCTtatctagtgccctactcctctaggGTGTGTCCCTCTtatctagtgccctactcctctaggGGCTTACACTCTtatctagtgccctactcctctagtgccctactcctctaggGTCTGTCACTCTtatctagtgccctactcctctaggGTCTGTCCCTCTtatctagtgccctactcctctaggGGCTGTCCCTCTTATCTAGTGCCCTACTCATCTAGGGTCTGTCCCTCTtatctagtgccctactcctctagtgccctactcctctaggGTCTGTCCTTCTTATCTAGTGCCCTACTCTTCTAGGGTCTGTCCCTCTTATCTAGCGCCCTACTCCtctagtgccctactcctctaggGTCTGTCCCTCTTATCTAGCGCCCTACTCCTCTAGGGTCTGTCCCTCTtatctagtgccctactcctcCAGGGTCTGTCCCTCTtatctagtgccctactcctctagtgccctactcctctaggGTCTGTCACTCTtatctagtgccctactcctctaggGTCTGTCACTCTAatctagtgccctactcctctaggGTCTGTCCCTCTtatctagtgccctactcctctaggGTCTGTCCCTCTtatctagtgccctactcctctagtgccctactcctctaggGGCTGTCCCTCTTATCTAGTACCCTACTCCTCTAGGGTCTGTCCCTCTTATCTAGTGCCCTACCCCtctagtgccctactcctctaggGTCTGTCCCTCTtatctagtgccctactcctctaggGTCTGTCCCTCTtatctagtgccctactcctctaggGTCTGTCCCTCTtatctagtgccctactcctctagtgccctactcctctaggGGCTGTCTCTCTtatctagtgccctactcctctagTGCCCTAATCCtctagtgccctactcctctaggGTCTGTCCCTCTTATCTAGCGCCCTACTCCTCCAGGGTCTGTCCCTCTtatctagtgccctactcctctaggGTCTGTCCCTCTtatctagtgccctactcctctagTGGCTTACACTCTtatctagtgccctactcctctagCGTGTTTCCCTCTtatctagtgccctactcctctaggGGCTTACACTCTtatctagtgccctactcctctaggGTCTGTCCCTCTTATCTAGTGCCCTACTCATCTAGGGGCTTACACTCTtatctagtgccctactcctctagtgccctactcctctaggGTCTGTCACTCTtatctagtgccctactcctctaggGTCTGTCCCTCTtatctagtgccctactcctctaggGGCTGTCCCTCTTATCTAGTGCCCTACTCATCTAGGGTCTGTCCCTCTtatctagtgccctactcctctagtgccctactcctctaggGTCTGTCCTTCTtatctagtgccctactcctctaggGTCTGTCCCTCTtatctagtgccctactcctcCAGGGTCTGTCCCTCTtatctagtgccctactcctctagtgccctactcctctaggGTCTGTCACTCTtatctagtgccctactcctctaggGTCTGTCACTCTAatctagtgccctactcctctaggGTCTGTCACTCTtatctagtgccctactcctcCAGGGTCTGTTCCTCTtatctagtgccctactcctctagtgccctactcctctaggGTCTGTCCCTCTTATCTAGGGCCCTACTCCTCTAGGGTCTGTCCCTCTtatctagtgccctactcctctaggGTCTGTCCCTCTTATCTAGTACCCTACTCCTCTAGGGGCTGTCCCTCTTATCTAGCGCCCTACTCCtctagtgccctactcctctagtgccctactcctctaggGTCTGTCCCTCTtatctagtgccctactcctcCAGGGTCTGTCCCTCTtatctagtgccctactcctctaggGGCTGTCCCTCTtatctagtgccctactcctctaggGTCTGTCCCTCTtatctagtgccctactcctctagtgccctactcctctagtgccctactcctctagtgccctactcctctaggGTCTGTCCCTCTTATCTAGCGCCCTACTCCCCCAGGGTTTGTCCCTGTTATCTAGTGCCCTTCCCCTCTAGGGTCTGTCACTCTtatctagtgccctactcctctaggGTCTGTCACTCTTATCTAGTGCCCTACTACTACTATTCTATTTGGCTCGTTAGATTATTACAACTAATTAGCAACAGAATCCGTAATTAAACACATTAAAATGCATATTGTGTTAAGTTTGTTCCtaatagaacaaaaacacacgatATCATGACTAATGGTTGTCTTTCTAAGATGGTGTGTTAAAGTACAGAAggccaaaatcatagaaaaacagaGATTGTAACCAAGCTCAAGATAATCAAGTCTTACTAAAGCCTGACTTTATTCATTAGCTATTGTGTGTTGCACAACACTCAGtctttcctgtttctctctctctctctctctctctctctctctctctctctctctctctctctctctctctctctctctctctcctctgtagagTCGAGTTCGGCTGTCCTTCAAGAGGCGTCCGCCCACACGGCAGCACCGGCAGTCGTGTGTCGAGGAGGGCGTAGTCTCCGAGGGAGGGGTTGTGTCCCAAGGTAACCAAGACGTCCCCCAGGTGAACGGGGCCGAGGACCAGGTGGATCAGGTGTTTGAGCAGACAGGGGAGGGCGGGGAGAGGGGCGAGGAGACCCAGGGAAGCCCCCCGTCTCACCCAGACACTCTGACAGAGACTGGAGACAATGACAGGGACAGAGAACAGGCCAAAGAGGACAACGTtctggaggaggagacaggagaggcagCCCCAGCCACCCAGGATGGGAAGAAGGAAGCTGGGGAACAGGCGCTAGGTGAGCCCCAAGCTTCAGATTCTCTGGAggccatagaggaggaggaagggtctTGTAGCTCTTATGGAACAAAAGGAGACAACACGCAAACAGACGAACAGGAGGATTCAGCTCAGCCTCGTGAGAGGGATGAAAACCTCTGAACAATGTTCATAAATCACTGTTGAAGAAATCATACAATCAGTCATTGCGTGAGTCCCACGTGGCACCCTACAGCTtaatagtgctctacttttgaccagagacctggttaaaagtagtgcactatataaggaataggggtgtcatttgggatgcatcctcacTAATTATGAAACTAGCTTGTCTTCTAAGAACCCTCGTTGGACATTCTGTATCCTGCATAATCTTGGTTCCCAGAACTAAATCTGTCCTTGCTTCTTCACCTGTCACATTGAATTGTGTCTGTAGAGCAGTGTATGTAGACAATCCTCTGCATAGCTTTGTGTTCTATCAGATACTGTTGGAGGTGATACTTTCTTGTTTCTGCAGCAGTTTAAAGTAATAATTATCTTTATAGTATTTGGCCCAGGTGTCTCACCTCTCCTGGTTACCTCTCACCTCTCCTGGTTACCTCTCACCTCTCCTGGTTACCTGTCACCTCTCCTGGTTACCTCTTACCTCTCCTGGTTACCTCTCACCTCTCCTGGTTACCTCTCACCTCTCCTGgtcacctctcacctctcctgGTTACCTGTCACCTCTCCTGGTTACCTCTCACCTCTCCTGGTTACCTCTCACCTCTCCTGGTTACCTCTCACCTCTCCTGGTTACCTCTCACCTCTCCTGGTTACCTGTCACCTCTCCTGGTTACCTCTCACCTCTCCTGGTTACCTCTCACCTCTCCTGGTTACCTCTCACCTCTCCTGGTTACCTCTCACCTCTCCTGGTTACCTGTCACCTCTCCTGGTTACCTCTCACCTCTCCTGGttacctctcatctctcctggttacctctcacctctcctggttacctctcatctctcctggtcacctctcatctctcctggtCACCTGTCACCTCTCCCGGTCACCTGTCACCTCTCCTGGTCACCTCTCAACTCTCCTGGTCACCTGTCACCTCTCCTGGTCACCTCTCCTGatcacctctcacctctcctgGTCACCTCTCCTGGTCACTTCTCCTGGTCACCTCTCCTGGTCACCTCTCCTGGTCACCTGTCATCTCTCCTGGTCACCTGTCATCTCTCCTGGTCACCTCTCCTGGTCACCTCTCCTGGTCACCTCTCCTGGTCACCTCTCCTGGTCACCTGTCACCTCTCCTGGTCACCTCTGCTGGTCACCTCTCCTGGTCACCTCTCCTGGTCACCTCTCCTGGTCACCTCTCCTGGTCATCTCTCTCACCGGAGGACCAGGCAGCTTGTCAAGCTCTATGACACTAGAGCAGAGTGTGAATTATTGATAATATTGATCCTTTGACTGAGACTCTCTCCCGACAGCGAGACACATCAACCTCAGTGGAGACAGTCACCTATCTCTCTGAGGCTGCTGTCGGAGGAAAAAGAGTAGGACATTTATTCGAAGGACAACTATGAAACatcatttaatttgattttattttttattgttcacCTTTTTGGGGAAGCATGGCTTCATTTGGCTTCCATTAATacacagatgtctctttccatgtGCGCAGCCTGCAGGTAGCCTACTCTTttaaagtgatttgtttgacaatcagatagTTGTGTTCATGccatattaaaatgtcatactttttttctttctttctttcttttttttttacctttacatGACATTAGAGCGTTTCCTGGTTTCCACAGAAACAGCTGTTGTCTTTACATGGCAATGATCATACAGACCAGCCGCAAGTCAATACGCAACACTCTGGTTGgaagaaaaataaacattttaaagaaAAGTaagtaagaaagaaagagagaaagaaagaaagaaagagagagagaaagaaagaaagagagagagaaagagagaaagaaagaaagagagagaaagaaagaaagagagaaagagagaaagaaagaaagagagagagaaagaaagagagagaaagaaagaaagaaagagagaaagaaagagagaaagagagaaagaaagagagaaagaaagaaagagagagaaagaaagaaagagagaaagaaagaaagagagagaaagaaagaaagaaagagagaaagaaagagagaaagaaagaaagagagagaaagaaagaaagagagaaagaaagaaagaaagagagagaaagaaagaaagaaagaaagagagaaagagagaaagaaagaaagagagagagagaaagaaagaaagaaagaaagagagaaagaaagagagaaagagaaagaaagaaagagagagagaaagaaagaaagaaagagaaagaaagaaagagagaaagaaagagagagagaaagagagaaagagagaaagaaagaaagagagaaagagagaaagagagaaagaaagaaagagagagaaagagaaagagagaaagaaagaaagagagagaaagaaagaaagaaagaaagagagaaagagagaaagagaaagaaagaaagagagaaagagagaaagaaagagagaaagaaagaaagaaagagagaaagaaagagagaaagaaagaaagaaagtaagagagaaagaaagaaagagagagagaaagagaaagaaagagagagagaaagaaagagagagagaaagaaagaaagagagaaagagagaaagaaagagagaaagagagaaagaaagagagaaagagagaaagaaagagaaagagagagagaaagagaaagaaagatagagagaaagagagaaagaaagaaagagagagagaaagaaagagagaaagaaagagagaaagaaagaaagaaagaaagagagaaagaaagagagaaagaaagaaagaaagagagaaagaaagaaagtaagagagaaagaaagaaagaaagaaagagagaaagaaagagagaaagaaagagagagagaaagagaaagaaagatagagagaaagaaagagagaaagaaagaaagagagaaagagaaagaaagaaagagagaaagaaagaaagagagagagaaagaaagaaagagagaaagagaaagaaagaaagagagaaagaaagaaagagaggaagaaagagaaaggaaaaggGCCTCTGGTTTTAGCTAGTCTTAATGTCTGGACTCCTTTTCTGTTCTGATGAATGGAATGTAAAAAACCAATAGAAAGATCTGGAAACAGTTAACATCCTGTGAAACACTGCGTTCCCCTGGTCATAACATCACCGCAACGAGAGTGTTCAGAGGGACAGAGGATAGTGGAGGTGATGAATACTAAGgctctacgtcccaaatggcaccctaatccccctagatagtgcactacatttagaccaggacccataggtctctggttaaaagtagtgcactatataggggaattagggtgccatttggtacgcaaACCTGTAAATACAATGGTATAAGGAGCTAACAGCCAACCACACAAACCATCTGACAAGCTAAATGAAAATATTTTGCGTGTTCTTTCGTCCTCAgtcatcaaattatatttgtaaCTTTTTCCCCCTTTTTTTGTAATTTCTCAAGGTGTTTTTTTGGGAGGTTTTACTTACTGATTCTGTTTATCAATCGTTGTGTAGATTCAAGTTTAgactgttttttgtttgttgcttttCAACACTGTAAAATTACAATGCTAGTGTTTATTTGGCACAGGAGAGTGACAGATATATAGGCTTATATTGTATAGCCTGAATCTATGGCTCTGGTCCGTAGCATATAAATAAAAATTGAATGAAGAGCCTGATGTTTGTTATTGTACTTCCAGAGTTAGTGGTGATGAGGATGGTTTTAAAGGGTTGGATAACTAACATGGTTTTAAAGGGTTGGATAACTAACGTGGttttaaagggttagggttggataACTAACATGGTTTTAAAGGGTTGGATAACTAACGTGGTTTTAAAGGGTTGGATAACTAACGTGGttttaaagggttagggttggataACTAACATGGTTTTAAAGGGTTGGATAACTAACATGGTTTTAAAGGGTTGGATAACTAACGTGGttttaaagggttagggttggataACTAACATGGTTTTAAAGGGTTGGATAACTAACGTGGTTTTAAAGGGTTGGATAACTAACGTGGTTTTAAAGGGTTGGATAACTAACGTGGTTTTAAAGGGTTGGATAACTAACGTGGTTTTAAAGGGTTGGATAACTAACGTGGCAGGTAAATTATAGTTGGAAGAGTGATGAGGATGGTTTTAAAGGGTTGGATAACTAACGTGGTTTTAAAGGGTTGGATAACTAACGTGGttttaaagggttagggttagataacTAACGTGGTTTTAAAGGGTTGGATAACTAACGTGGCAGGTAAATTATAGTTGGAAGAGTGATGAGGATGGTTTTAAAGCCACTACTGTGGGACTCAGTGGCGGTTGGTGCCATTTAAGTTAAGGGaggacaatttattttatttttttcatgagcatggccttatttctattacagcatattggatgactctcattcatattcacccagttcaatttaacagcgataggtttagggtCCTGTCAttaatattcacccagttcaatttaacagcgataggtttaggttactgtcattcatattcacccagttcaatgtaacagtgataggtttaggttactgtcattcatattcacccagttcaatgtaacaggtttaggttactgtcattcatattccattcacccacttcaatgtaacagtgacaggtttaggttactgtcattcatattcacccagttcaatgtaacagtgacaggtttaggttactgtcattcatattccattcacccacttcaatgtaacagtgataggtttaggttactgtcattcatattcacccagttcaatgtaacagtgacaggtttaggttactgtcattcatattcacccagttcaatgtaacagtgataggtttaggttactgtcattcatattcacccagttcaatgtaacagtgacaggtttaggttactgtcattcatatccacccagttcaatgtaacagtgataggtttaggttactgtcattcatattcacccagttcaatgtaacagtgataggtttaggttactgtcattcatattccattcacccagttcaatgtaacagtgacaggtttaggttactgtcattcatattccattcacccagttcaatgtaacagtgacaggtttaggttactgtcattcatattcacccagctcactgtaacagtgataggtttaggttactgtcattcatattccattcacccagttcaatgtaacagtgacaggtttaggttactgtcattcatatccacccagttcaatgtaacagtgataggtttaggttactgtcattcatattccattcacccagttcaatgtaacagtgacaggtttaggttactgtcattcatattcacccagttcaatgtaacagtgataggtttaggtcactgtcattcatattcacccagttcaatgtaacagtgataggtttaggtcactgtcattcatattcacccagttcaatgtaacagtgataggtttaggtcactgtcattcatattcacccagttcaatgtaacagtgacaggtttaggttactgtcattcaaattcacccagttcaatgtaacagtgataggtttaggttactgtcattcatattcacccagttcaatgtaacaggtttaggttactgtcattcatattccattcacccagttcaatgtaacagtgacaggtttaggttactgtcattcatattcacccagttcaatgtaacagtgataggtttaggttactgtcattcatattcacccagttcaat is a genomic window containing:
- the zgc:153184 gene encoding capZ-interacting protein isoform X2, with product MEDSPVKSSVAELAGRFKDHVMPTPTPHDERKPVKRRPPPGSLQLHDVKHDHGELEKPSIVSPHPPKFKMKTSKSSPLIEKLQANLTLSPTSLLPSPKSPEVKLAPTPISPATHCFFPTSPCSPTLRPQLSSEEEEPVCFESPAEGTPLLSFNKSRVRLSFKRRPPTRQHRQSCVEEGVVSEGGVVSQGNQDVPQVNGAEDQVDQVFEQTGEGGERGEETQGSPPSHPDTLTETGDNDRDREQAKEDNVLEEETGEAAPATQDGKKEAGEQALGEPQASDSLEAIEEEEGSCSSYGTKGDNTQTDEQEDSAQPRERDENL
- the zgc:153184 gene encoding capZ-interacting protein isoform X1; this translates as MEQDSPVKSSVAELAGRFKDHVMPTPTPHDERKPVKRRPPPGSLQLHDVKHDHGELEKPSIVSPHPPKFKMKTSKSSPLIEKLQANLTLSPTSLLPSPKSPEVKLAPTPISPATHCFFPTSPCSPTLRPQLSSEEEEPVCFESPAEGTPLLSFNKSRVRLSFKRRPPTRQHRQSCVEEGVVSEGGVVSQGNQDVPQVNGAEDQVDQVFEQTGEGGERGEETQGSPPSHPDTLTETGDNDRDREQAKEDNVLEEETGEAAPATQDGKKEAGEQALGEPQASDSLEAIEEEEGSCSSYGTKGDNTQTDEQEDSAQPRERDENL